In one window of Pseudomonas benzenivorans DNA:
- the queD gene encoding 6-carboxytetrahydropterin synthase QueD, whose amino-acid sequence MELFKEFVFEAAHRLPHVPAGHKCGRLHGHSFRVAVYIEGEVDPYTGWIRDFAEIKEIFKPLYEQLDHNYLNDIPGLENPTSEVIAKWLWEQLKPVLPELSRIRIHETCTSGCEYRGD is encoded by the coding sequence GTGGAACTGTTCAAAGAGTTTGTTTTCGAGGCCGCCCATCGCCTCCCCCACGTCCCCGCCGGGCACAAATGCGGACGGCTGCACGGCCACTCCTTCCGCGTCGCCGTCTATATCGAAGGCGAAGTCGATCCCTACACCGGCTGGATCCGTGACTTCGCCGAGATCAAGGAGATCTTCAAGCCGCTCTATGAGCAGCTGGATCACAACTACCTCAATGACATTCCCGGCTTGGAAAATCCCACCAGCGAAGTCATCGCCAAGTGGCTCTGGGAACAACTCAAACCTGTCCTGCCGGAACTGTCCCGCATTCGCATCCACGAGACCTGCACCAGCGGCTGCGAATACCGAGGCGACTGA
- a CDS encoding IS3 family transposase (programmed frameshift) — translation MKRKKYSPEFKREAIELVRRSGASCRQVALEIGVAPNLLTRWIREAQPGTEKAFPGTGSPRDEELAHLKRELARVTKERDFLKRRGSVLCQGVIERYTVIQRCRNEYPVRLMCRCLKVSASGYYAWQDRDPSPRAQENARLVRRIREIHEDSRGVIGAPRMHEDLLDEGETVSLNRVARLMAAERIQGWPRRKKRGFGRVASGRPAGVKNLLERDFTAQEPERKWVTDITEIATLEGKLFLCVVLDLYSKLVIGWSMHHRQDRQMVIRAVEMAIWQRQGDWSVILHSDRGSQFTSADYQRFLNRNTLVCSMSAVGHCGDNAACEGFFGQLKRERVVHQSYRTRDEARADLFDYIERFHNPRMRRRVARQDLKFSALFKPSVEMG, via the exons ATGAAGCGCAAGAAATACAGTCCTGAATTCAAGCGGGAAGCCATCGAGTTGGTTCGTCGTTCAGGGGCGAGCTGTCGACAAGTGGCCCTAGAGATTGGTGTGGCTCCGAACCTGCTCACGCGCTGGATTCGAGAGGCGCAGCCAGGCACAGAAAAGGCCTTTCCCGGCACAGGTAGCCCGCGAGATGAGGAGCTGGCCCACCTCAAGCGTGAGTTGGCCCGAGTGACCAAGGAACGTGATTTTTTAA AGAGACGCGGCAGCGTACTTTGCCAAGGAGTCATCGAGCGGTACACGGTGATCCAGCGCTGCCGCAACGAGTACCCGGTACGACTGATGTGCCGTTGCTTGAAGGTTTCTGCCAGTGGCTATTACGCCTGGCAGGATCGCGATCCAAGCCCACGTGCTCAAGAGAATGCGCGTCTGGTGAGGCGCATTCGGGAGATTCACGAAGACAGCCGTGGTGTTATCGGCGCGCCGCGGATGCACGAGGATCTGCTCGACGAGGGCGAAACCGTCAGCCTGAACCGCGTTGCTCGCCTGATGGCAGCTGAGCGAATTCAAGGCTGGCCACGCCGGAAGAAGCGTGGCTTTGGAAGAGTCGCCAGCGGCCGTCCAGCAGGCGTGAAAAACCTGCTGGAGCGCGACTTCACCGCGCAGGAACCGGAGCGCAAGTGGGTCACGGACATCACGGAAATAGCCACACTGGAAGGCAAGCTCTTCCTATGCGTGGTGCTCGACTTGTACAGCAAGCTGGTGATCGGCTGGTCGATGCATCACCGCCAGGATCGGCAGATGGTGATTCGAGCGGTGGAGATGGCGATCTGGCAGCGCCAGGGTGACTGGTCGGTGATCCTGCATTCGGATCGCGGTAGTCAATTTACCAGTGCTGACTACCAGCGCTTCCTGAATCGCAACACGCTGGTCTGCAGCATGAGTGCCGTCGGGCATTGCGGCGACAACGCTGCCTGTGAAGGCTTCTTCGGTCAGCTCAAGCGTGAGCGCGTTGTCCATCAGTCGTATCGAACTCGTGATGAAGCACGGGCGGATCTATTCGACTACATCGAGCGGTTTCATAACCCACGAATGCGTCGTAGAGTCGCCCGGCAAGATCTGAAGTTTTCAGCCCTTTTCAAACCGTCCGTGGAAATGGGGTAG
- a CDS encoding SNF2-related protein has translation MEGAQGSLFDQEQSSAGELPSAARMPLNAPGRKVHDTLLADLSRDAEALVITGYSGLDQLLQLMSQRGERGCSLRLMLGSEPTASRRQDFSLARHDFSQEIRSYWLKRGFSLRLSGQLIRCIELIRQGVIRVRYPGPGPRMHAKLYCTDTAVTLGSSNFTEPGIFYQNEANVRFTEQQENRRFREVWQTAEYFWSQGRDANDELIALLEQLLRFVSWKEALARACVELLEGEWADRYLQSLSGQENVRLWPSQRKGIGQALYLLEAAGGVLVADATGSGKTRMGAHLLRAIYDRIWSMSRGHKGLMTMVCPPLVTPNWDRECISCQLPMAVISHGSLSRLKPDEDSTVRQLLAQAQTLAVDEAHNFLNQNSNRTRQLLHNLADQTLLFTATPINRSSADLLRLVDILGADNFDDQVLSIFERLNRAKGNLRDVHPQELRELQLAIASFTGVLPHFHGRFEKG, from the coding sequence ATGGAGGGCGCGCAGGGATCGCTGTTTGACCAAGAACAGTCCAGTGCGGGAGAGCTTCCCTCAGCTGCGCGCATGCCCCTCAATGCGCCTGGGCGCAAGGTTCATGACACGCTTCTCGCGGACTTGAGTCGCGATGCGGAGGCGTTGGTCATCACCGGTTACAGCGGCCTGGATCAGTTGCTGCAGCTGATGAGTCAGCGAGGTGAGAGGGGCTGCAGTCTGCGGCTGATGTTGGGGTCTGAGCCTACTGCGAGCCGGCGCCAGGATTTTTCTCTGGCCCGTCACGACTTTAGTCAGGAAATCCGCAGTTACTGGCTCAAGCGTGGCTTTTCATTGCGCTTGAGTGGCCAACTGATTCGCTGCATTGAGCTGATCCGCCAGGGCGTCATTCGGGTGCGTTACCCCGGCCCGGGTCCGCGCATGCACGCCAAGTTGTATTGCACCGATACCGCAGTAACTCTGGGCTCCAGCAATTTCACTGAGCCGGGGATCTTCTATCAGAATGAAGCCAATGTTCGTTTCACTGAGCAGCAAGAGAACCGTCGTTTTCGCGAGGTTTGGCAGACCGCCGAATATTTTTGGTCTCAAGGCCGGGATGCGAATGACGAGCTTATTGCCCTGTTGGAGCAGCTGCTGCGTTTTGTAAGCTGGAAAGAGGCGCTGGCGCGTGCCTGTGTCGAATTGCTTGAGGGCGAGTGGGCTGATCGTTATTTACAGTCTCTAAGCGGTCAAGAGAACGTCCGGCTGTGGCCGTCCCAGCGTAAGGGGATCGGTCAGGCGCTCTACCTGCTGGAGGCTGCCGGTGGTGTCCTGGTGGCGGATGCCACGGGGTCGGGAAAGACCCGTATGGGCGCTCATCTACTCCGCGCCATTTATGACCGTATCTGGTCGATGTCACGTGGGCACAAGGGGCTGATGACCATGGTCTGTCCGCCACTGGTGACGCCTAACTGGGATCGGGAGTGCATCAGCTGCCAGTTGCCGATGGCAGTGATCTCCCATGGCTCGCTGAGCCGACTTAAGCCTGACGAGGACTCTACGGTTCGTCAGTTGCTGGCCCAGGCACAAACCCTGGCAGTCGATGAGGCGCACAACTTCCTCAATCAGAACTCGAATCGCACGCGTCAGTTGCTGCACAACCTGGCAGATCAAACCTTGCTGTTCACGGCAACTCCGATCAATCGATCGTCTGCTGACCTGCTTCGCTTGGTCGATATCCTGGGAGCGGACAACTTCGATGATCAGGTGCTGAGCATTTTTGAGCGTTTGAATCGTGCAAAGGGCAATCTACGGGATGTGCACCCGCAAGAGTTGCGTGAACTCCAGCTGGCCATCGCCAGCTTCACCGGGGTTCTACCCCATTTCCACGGACGGTTTGAAAAGGGCTGA
- a CDS encoding type I restriction endonuclease subunit R, with protein sequence MTEDQLEIEALEWLAELGYTHLYGPDIAHDGDNPERESYRDVLLAMRLRTAIARLNPQVPLAAREDALRQVLELGVPVQLSANRLFHRLLVSGVPVQYQKDGETRGDFVRLIDWADVRANEWLAVNQFSIQGPKHTRRPDIILFVNGLPLVLLELKNPADLNADLVKAFDQIQTYKEQIPDVFYYNEILVISDGSEARMGSLSADIERFARWRTIDGVTVDPLGEFNELETLVRGVLQPAMLLDYLRYFVLFEDDGRLVKKIAGYHQFHAVRAAIQQVVSASRPGGTHKGGVVWHTQGSGKSITMTCFAARVMQEAAMENPTIVVITDRNDLDGQLFGVFSLSQDLLREQPVQVATRGDLREKLANRPSGGIVFATIQKFMPGEDEDTFPVLSERSNIVVVADEAHRTQYGFSASLKMPDLKVTEANARYQVGYAQHLRDALPNATFVAFTGTPVSSEDRDTRAVFGDYIHVYDMQQAKEDGATVAIYYESRLAKLSLKDTELAHIDDEVDELAEDEEEDQQSRLKSRWAALEKVVGAEPRIKSVATDLVAHFEERNQAQSGKAMVVAMSREICVHLYNEIIALRPEWHDEDPEKGAVKIVMTGSASDKALLRPHIYPNQVKKRLEKRFKDPKDPLQLVIVRDMWLTGFDAPCVHTLYVDKPMKGHNLMQAIARVNRVFKDKQGGLVVDYIGIANELKAALKEYTASKGRGRPTVDAHEAYAVLEEKLDVLRSLLHGFDYSDFLTGGHKLLAGAANHVLGLEDGKKRFADNALAMSKAFTLCCTLDEAKAVREEVAFLQAIKVLLTKREISAKKKTDEVRELAIRLIIGNAVVSGDVVDVFAAVGLDKPNIGLLDDEFLAEVRNLPEKNLAVELLERLLEGEIKSKFASNLAQEKKFSELLDSVIKRYQNRSIETAQVIEELIEMAKKFAAASKRGDQLGLNDDELAFYDALANNESSVRELGDETLAKIAHELTDSLRQNVTVDWSNRDSVRAKLRLLVKRILRKYKYPPDQQEEAAQLVLAQAETLCEAWM encoded by the coding sequence ATGACTGAAGACCAGCTTGAAATAGAAGCACTCGAATGGCTCGCTGAACTGGGTTACACGCATCTCTACGGGCCGGATATTGCCCATGACGGCGATAACCCTGAGCGTGAGAGCTACCGCGATGTGCTGCTGGCAATGCGTCTGCGCACGGCCATTGCCCGGCTGAATCCGCAGGTGCCACTGGCGGCTCGCGAGGATGCCTTGCGCCAGGTATTGGAGCTGGGTGTGCCAGTGCAGCTCTCAGCCAACCGTCTTTTCCATCGACTGCTGGTCAGCGGTGTGCCAGTGCAATACCAGAAGGACGGCGAGACTCGCGGGGACTTCGTGCGGTTGATCGACTGGGCGGATGTGCGGGCCAACGAGTGGCTGGCGGTCAACCAGTTCAGTATTCAAGGGCCGAAGCACACCCGCCGGCCGGACATCATCCTGTTCGTCAATGGCCTGCCGCTGGTGCTGCTGGAGCTGAAGAACCCTGCGGATTTGAATGCTGATCTGGTTAAGGCGTTCGATCAGATCCAGACCTACAAGGAGCAGATTCCAGACGTCTTCTACTACAACGAGATTCTGGTGATCAGCGATGGCAGCGAGGCGCGCATGGGCTCGCTGTCGGCAGATATCGAGCGCTTCGCCCGCTGGCGCACCATCGATGGTGTAACCGTCGATCCGCTGGGTGAGTTCAATGAGCTGGAGACGCTGGTGCGCGGTGTGCTGCAGCCGGCGATGCTGCTGGATTACCTGCGCTACTTCGTGCTGTTCGAGGATGACGGCCGGCTGGTGAAGAAAATTGCCGGTTATCACCAGTTCCATGCCGTGCGTGCGGCGATCCAGCAAGTGGTCAGCGCCTCGCGCCCAGGAGGTACACACAAGGGCGGGGTGGTTTGGCACACCCAGGGCTCGGGTAAGAGCATCACGATGACCTGCTTCGCCGCACGGGTGATGCAGGAGGCGGCGATGGAGAACCCGACCATTGTGGTGATCACCGACCGCAACGATCTGGATGGCCAGCTGTTCGGCGTGTTCTCGTTGTCCCAGGATCTGTTGCGTGAGCAGCCTGTGCAGGTTGCCACACGCGGCGATCTGCGCGAGAAACTGGCCAATCGCCCCAGTGGCGGCATCGTGTTTGCCACCATCCAGAAGTTCATGCCAGGCGAGGATGAAGACACCTTTCCGGTGCTCTCGGAACGTTCAAATATCGTGGTGGTGGCCGACGAGGCGCACCGCACGCAGTACGGCTTCAGTGCTTCGCTGAAGATGCCGGATTTGAAGGTGACCGAGGCCAATGCCCGCTACCAGGTGGGTTATGCCCAGCACCTACGTGATGCCTTGCCCAATGCCACTTTTGTGGCCTTTACCGGCACGCCGGTATCCAGCGAAGACCGTGATACCCGCGCGGTGTTTGGCGACTACATCCACGTCTACGACATGCAGCAGGCCAAGGAAGATGGCGCCACCGTTGCTATTTACTACGAGTCGCGGCTGGCCAAGCTGTCGCTCAAGGACACGGAGCTGGCGCATATCGACGATGAGGTCGATGAGCTGGCAGAGGACGAGGAGGAGGATCAGCAGTCGCGACTGAAGTCACGCTGGGCCGCGCTGGAGAAAGTGGTAGGGGCTGAACCTCGGATCAAGAGCGTGGCGACTGACCTGGTGGCGCATTTTGAGGAGCGTAACCAGGCGCAAAGCGGCAAGGCCATGGTCGTGGCCATGAGCCGCGAGATTTGCGTGCACCTGTATAACGAGATCATTGCGCTGCGACCCGAGTGGCACGACGAGGACCCGGAGAAGGGTGCGGTGAAAATCGTCATGACGGGTAGTGCCTCAGACAAGGCGCTGCTGCGTCCGCATATCTATCCAAACCAGGTGAAGAAACGCCTGGAGAAACGCTTCAAAGACCCGAAAGACCCGCTGCAACTGGTCATCGTCCGCGATATGTGGCTGACCGGGTTCGATGCGCCGTGTGTGCACACCCTGTATGTCGACAAACCCATGAAGGGGCACAACCTGATGCAGGCCATCGCTCGGGTGAATCGCGTGTTCAAGGACAAGCAGGGCGGCCTGGTGGTGGATTACATCGGCATCGCCAACGAGCTGAAGGCAGCACTCAAGGAGTACACCGCCAGCAAGGGCCGGGGGCGACCTACGGTCGATGCCCATGAGGCCTATGCGGTGCTGGAGGAGAAGCTAGATGTGCTGCGCAGCCTGCTGCATGGCTTCGATTACAGCGACTTCCTGACTGGCGGGCACAAGCTCCTGGCCGGTGCTGCGAACCACGTGTTGGGGTTGGAGGATGGCAAAAAGCGCTTTGCCGACAATGCGCTGGCCATGAGCAAGGCATTTACCTTGTGCTGCACGCTGGATGAAGCGAAGGCGGTACGTGAGGAAGTCGCCTTCCTGCAGGCCATCAAGGTGCTGCTGACCAAACGCGAGATCAGTGCCAAGAAGAAAACCGATGAAGTGCGGGAGCTCGCCATCCGCCTGATCATCGGCAATGCCGTGGTCTCGGGGGATGTCGTTGATGTGTTCGCGGCGGTTGGCTTGGACAAGCCCAATATCGGCCTGCTGGATGACGAGTTCCTGGCTGAGGTGCGCAACCTGCCGGAGAAGAACCTTGCCGTGGAGCTGCTGGAGCGGCTGCTGGAAGGCGAGATCAAGAGCAAGTTCGCCAGCAACTTGGCCCAGGAGAAGAAGTTCTCCGAGCTGCTCGATAGCGTGATCAAGCGCTACCAGAACCGCTCTATCGAAACCGCTCAGGTCATTGAAGAGCTGATAGAGATGGCCAAGAAGTTCGCCGCTGCCAGTAAACGCGGTGACCAGTTGGGGCTGAACGACGATGAGCTGGCTTTCTACGATGCGCTGGCCAACAACGAGTCATCAGTGCGTGAGCTGGGCGATGAGACCCTGGCGAAGATCGCCCATGAACTGACCGACAGTCTGCGCCAGAACGTGACCGTGGACTGGAGCAATCGCGACAGTGTGCGGGCCAAGCTGCGGCTGTTGGTGAAGCGCATCCTGCGTAAGTACAAGTACCCGCCGGATCAACAGGAAGAGGCCGCTCAGTTGGTGCTGGCACAAGCTGAGACCTTGTGTGAGGCGTGGATGTAG
- a CDS encoding Fic family protein: MRSYQPPLTLTPQMLALIAEISEQVGRLTAQRDAALTPQLRRGNRIRTIQASLAIENNTLSVEQVTALLDGKRVLGLPREIQEVRNAFSAYDALPGWQPASQADLLAAHGLLMQGLIDDAGRYRQGGVGIYREGRLLHMAPPASRVAELVQDLLHWLGASDWHPLIVSCVFHYEFEFIHPFADGNGRMGRLWQTLILSRWRPVLAYLPVETVIRDQQEAYYAALAAADQAAEATPFVEFMLDAMRQALLEAGQSDQVNDQVTDQVARLLQALPPGLALKSSELMLRLGLSHRPTFTKNYLKPALAAGLIEMTDPASPRSPAQQYRRKSI; the protein is encoded by the coding sequence ATGAGGTCATACCAGCCACCGTTAACCTTGACGCCGCAGATGCTGGCGCTGATTGCCGAGATTAGTGAGCAGGTGGGTCGGTTGACGGCGCAGCGGGACGCGGCACTGACGCCGCAGCTGCGCCGGGGCAATCGTATTCGCACCATCCAGGCGTCGTTGGCCATTGAGAACAACACGCTGAGCGTGGAGCAGGTAACGGCGCTGCTCGATGGCAAGCGGGTGCTGGGGCTGCCGCGAGAAATTCAGGAAGTGCGTAATGCCTTCTCTGCGTATGACGCCCTGCCGGGTTGGCAGCCCGCTAGCCAGGCTGACCTGCTGGCGGCACATGGTTTGTTGATGCAGGGGTTGATCGATGATGCCGGGCGTTATCGCCAGGGTGGCGTGGGCATCTATCGCGAGGGGCGTTTGTTACATATGGCCCCTCCCGCTAGCCGGGTGGCGGAACTGGTACAGGATCTTCTGCACTGGCTCGGTGCTTCCGATTGGCATCCGTTGATCGTCAGCTGCGTGTTTCATTACGAGTTCGAGTTTATTCATCCCTTTGCTGACGGAAATGGGCGCATGGGGCGTTTGTGGCAGACGCTGATTCTCAGCAGATGGCGGCCCGTTCTGGCTTATCTGCCGGTTGAAACGGTGATTCGTGATCAGCAGGAGGCGTACTACGCAGCTTTGGCAGCGGCTGATCAGGCGGCTGAGGCCACGCCCTTTGTTGAGTTCATGCTGGATGCGATGCGTCAGGCACTGCTTGAGGCTGGGCAGAGCGATCAAGTAAACGATCAAGTAACCGATCAAGTAGCGCGTTTGCTGCAAGCGCTGCCGCCCGGCTTGGCACTCAAGTCCAGCGAACTGATGCTGCGACTGGGCTTGTCGCATAGGCCCACCTTTACCAAGAACTACCTCAAGCCAGCCTTGGCCGCTGGCTTGATTGAAATGACCGATCCCGCGTCACCACGAAGCCCGGCACAGCAGTACCGGCGTAAATCTATTTGA
- a CDS encoding McrC family protein: MSAFVTVREYARLTTAAVAPGNLDCAQISESAFDWLCELSASFNRSGATLLQVEGRRVLKWDSYVGVLETPCGTRLEILPKHHEQDDCQVKSRQLLRKLIQQALQLKPREVSVASLELFDAPLSEWVMGQFLAELDLLVKRGVRFDYQRIEEEQRFLRGQLNVVAQMRQPPGRQHHFQIRHDVFLPDRAENRLLKLALELVAKSTQDAANWRLANELRAMLAEVPASRQVSQDLRAWSRDRLMAHYQAIKPWCELILNQQMPIAVSGEWHGMSLLFPMEKLFEQYVEGWLRQELQLVAQLKAQSASQYLCRQNNDRMFCLKPDLLIDTPEQRWILDTKWKRVDARKPEKNYDLSQSDFYQLFAYGHKYRRSDGVPKLVLIYPYWSGLQQALPLFDFGKSMNLWVLPFDLENDQLLGASAADIPLRHVGSKRAVMEQSA, from the coding sequence GTGAGCGCATTCGTCACCGTGCGTGAATATGCTCGCCTGACCACGGCGGCGGTAGCGCCCGGCAATCTTGACTGCGCGCAGATTTCCGAAAGCGCGTTCGACTGGCTCTGTGAGCTGAGTGCTAGCTTCAACCGTAGCGGAGCGACGCTGCTACAGGTGGAGGGGCGGCGGGTGCTGAAGTGGGACTCCTATGTGGGCGTGTTGGAAACTCCCTGCGGCACGCGGCTGGAGATTCTGCCCAAGCATCATGAGCAGGACGATTGCCAGGTCAAGAGCCGCCAATTGCTGCGTAAGCTGATTCAGCAGGCTCTGCAGCTCAAGCCCCGCGAGGTTTCTGTGGCAAGTCTGGAGCTGTTCGATGCGCCGCTCAGCGAGTGGGTGATGGGGCAGTTTCTTGCGGAGCTGGATCTGCTGGTGAAGCGTGGTGTGCGCTTTGACTATCAGCGTATCGAGGAAGAGCAGCGTTTTCTGCGCGGGCAGCTCAATGTGGTGGCGCAAATGCGCCAGCCGCCGGGGCGGCAGCATCACTTCCAGATTCGCCACGATGTATTCCTGCCGGACCGTGCCGAGAATCGCTTGCTCAAGCTGGCGTTAGAGCTGGTGGCCAAGAGCACGCAAGACGCCGCCAACTGGCGCCTTGCCAATGAGTTGCGCGCCATGCTGGCGGAGGTACCCGCCAGCCGGCAGGTAAGCCAGGATTTGCGAGCCTGGAGCCGCGACCGGCTGATGGCGCATTATCAGGCGATCAAGCCGTGGTGCGAGCTGATCCTCAACCAGCAGATGCCGATAGCGGTAAGTGGTGAGTGGCACGGCATGAGCCTGTTGTTCCCGATGGAAAAGCTGTTCGAGCAGTATGTGGAAGGCTGGCTGCGTCAGGAATTGCAGCTCGTAGCACAGTTGAAAGCGCAGTCAGCCAGTCAGTATCTGTGCAGGCAAAACAATGATCGAATGTTCTGTTTGAAACCAGACCTGCTGATTGATACGCCCGAACAACGCTGGATTCTGGATACCAAGTGGAAGCGGGTGGATGCCCGCAAACCTGAGAAAAACTATGACCTCAGCCAGAGTGACTTCTATCAGCTGTTCGCCTACGGCCATAAATATCGCAGAAGCGACGGGGTGCCGAAGTTGGTGCTGATTTATCCGTACTGGTCGGGGCTGCAACAAGCGCTGCCGTTGTTCGATTTCGGCAAGAGTATGAACCTTTGGGTCTTACCCTTCGATCTGGAGAATGATCAATTGCTGGGGGCCAGTGCGGCGGACATTCCCTTGCGGCATGTTGGGAGCAAGCGGGCTGTTATGGAGCAAAGTGCATGA